A segment of the Gemmatimonas sp. UBA7669 genome:
GTTGGTTTGCTCCAGCACTTCGCCATCGCGGTGGATTTCCGCAATGAGTCGACCATTGGACGCCGGGACCCGCACCTCGAGCACCGGCCGCTGGCGCTTGAGACTCTCGCGCAGTTCGTCGCGCAACGGATCCAACCCGCCTGGCTCCACCGCCGACACGAACAGCGAATTGGGCATGAGGTTGGCGACACGCGCACGCACCGCGTCGACCATGTCAGCGGGCACGGCGTCCATCTTGTTCATGACGTACAGCAGCGGTCGACCGGAGAGCCCGAGCTCAGCCAGCACCCCATCAACCACGTCACGGTGCTCCTCCCACGCGGGGTGACTGGAATCGATGACGTGCAGCAACAAATCGGCTTCACGCGCCTCGGCCAGCGTGGCGCGGAACGAGGCCACGAGATGGTGCGGCAGTTTGCGAATGAACCCCACCGTGTCGGTGAGCAGCACGGTGTAGCCATCGCCGATGTCGACCTCGCGCGTCAGCGGATCGAGCGTGGCGAAGAGGCGATCCTCGACGAACACTTCGCCATCGGCCGCGAGCGCGCGCAACACCGACGACTTGCCGGCGTTCGTGTACCCGACGAGCGCCACGCGATAGTGCGACTGCCGCTGCTGTCGCTGGATCTCGCGCGCCCGCTCCACATCGGCCAATCGCTCCTTGAGTACACGGATGCGATGCTGAATGAGGCGACGGTCCGTCTCGAGCTGTGTTTCACCGGGGCCACGCATGCCGATACCACCGCGCATCTTCTCGAGGTGTGTCCACATGCGCGTGAGGCGAGGCAGCATGTACTCGAGCTGCGCGAGTTCCACCTGCATGCGGGCTTCACTCGAGCGTGCGCGGGTGGCAAAAATGTCGAGGATGAGTTCCGCGCGGTCCATCACGCGCGTGTGTACCATGAGCTCGACGTTCTTGCCCTGCGCGGGTGTGAGCTCATCGTCGAAGATGACCAGCGTGGCGCCGAGTTCCTGAATGCGCAGCTTCAGTTCCTCGACCTTGCCGCTGCCGAGGTAGGTGGCCGAATGCGGTCGATCGAGTTGCTGCGTAAGGGTGCCCACCACAATGGCCCCCGCGGTGTCGGCGAGACGCGCCAACTCCTCGAGGTGTTCGTCCACGTGATGCTTGGCGCTGCTGCGTTTGAACGGCGCACTCACGAGGATGGCCCGCTCAACGGGCGGCGTCAGGGAGATGATTTCGCGACTGATGTGTCGTTTCCTGGTTCCGGTGATTCGCTGCGCGTCAGCGCCCGTTGCCGGTCATGGTGG
Coding sequences within it:
- the hflX gene encoding GTPase HflX, whose amino-acid sequence is MSAPFKRSSAKHHVDEHLEELARLADTAGAIVVGTLTQQLDRPHSATYLGSGKVEELKLRIQELGATLVIFDDELTPAQGKNVELMVHTRVMDRAELILDIFATRARSSEARMQVELAQLEYMLPRLTRMWTHLEKMRGGIGMRGPGETQLETDRRLIQHRIRVLKERLADVERAREIQRQQRQSHYRVALVGYTNAGKSSVLRALAADGEVFVEDRLFATLDPLTREVDIGDGYTVLLTDTVGFIRKLPHHLVASFRATLAEAREADLLLHVIDSSHPAWEEHRDVVDGVLAELGLSGRPLLYVMNKMDAVPADMVDAVRARVANLMPNSLFVSAVEPGGLDPLRDELRESLKRQRPVLEVRVPASNGRLIAEIHRDGEVLEQTNEDDTIVLRARLDERSIGRIRQAGARVVVTKGVTRAVSSGAALDTLGTSAHTVPLP